TGAATTGTaattaaacatttaaaaataattatcacATTATGCAGTAAGTGGGTGAGTTTACTGTATTACAATAAATCATTTCACACTTCGCAAACATAAATTACTAGAAAATGATTAGTTATCCATTTAGTAAATTCAAAAGaataacacaaaaaaataaagaaCAAAGGAAACTTTTAGTGGGTGGTTCATAATCAACATTTTGGTTTCAGCTTTCAGTATATAAAACCAATCCATGTTTCTGTCTGCTGTGGCACAAAAACTACCAAAACATATGAGCTCTTACTTTTAATTTCTGATCTTACTCCGATAACTATGATAACTAGGCAAAattgaaaagaaaatatatgtatgtatttttagattaaaggaaaaattgaaaaattcacaccttcAGCAGGACCCGAACtagcgacctctggccttgccggagCCATCACGCTCCCAATTGCACCACGGAGGCGTACTGGATGAGtccgaatttatccatgccttccctcaattctcaaatGTCTTAGGGTGGTGTATAAAAAAtgtgcatgataaaaaacaaaaatatatatattattatatatgtataatacatatatCTTTCCAGGCAATCAGAACGCAGTATTCATGAGATGTTGAAGGATACTCCACCGTTGCGGGAATCCAGTGACTCCATCACATCTGGCACAGAGCCCAACTTCCCTGCTTCACGCTCTATGACATTCCCACCAGCTTATGGTATTCACACCTTCCAAAACAAATgactttcaataaaaaaattatatttctaGCTATAAAACATAGTTATATTTTTGTATATCAAACTTAACTCTTTTACATAtagtatattttgtttttataactGAAACATCTGAAACTAAAAAGAAGGGGTGTGTGAGGTGAGCTAGCATACCACTAATTTTAGCATGTAGCATGTAGGTACTAAAGAAGTTTTTGAACCAAATGTATCAAATAGTATcatttatttgatatttaccacaGGCTTTTCTATGTGGTATAATATTGTAAGGAAACCTGCATACATCAATTAATAAACTCACAGAGTTAATTTGAGAAGTGTCTAAGATGACTCATATGCTATACGCATGTCCAGAGATGGAATGTATGTAAGTTATGCATATTAACATGATGCATTAATTTCCACAGCCCCACCAGATGTATCAGCGGGTGCAGGTGCAGGCTCAATACTGCGCGCGGGAGGCTCACGCCTCGACTCACTACGATCCTGGTCGCTCTCCACGTACAAGTGTACCAAGCAGCTGCTCTATGAGAAACTTGGGAAAACGTCACGCACTGTAGATACTGGTAAGTGCTGTAAAGATCGAATAGTTTTTTATGCTACCTAaacagggtgtccactactaaacccaaaaaaattccctgacttttccctgactttccatggccatttaagaaaatttccctgaccaaattttcattcTTTGATGACATTTTACCACTTttgcttagggttgcaaaaaacggtttttttttgtcttaaaaaaccttttaccacttttgcttagggttgcaaaaaacggttttttttgtcaaaaaaaaaacctgaaaaaaagcagttttttagtgttccgtacctcaaaaaggaaaaacggaacccttataggatcactcgtgcgtctgtctgtccgtctgtcacagccaattttttttcatcacatttgctgtttaaaggtatcattgcgtctacgtgtactgaagcataatgtactattttattcccaactGACACCCACACTACTTTGGTTTGCGACGCATTCATTAAGGAGAGGTGGCGTAGCTACTTTAACGAGTTGCTGAATACGCAACACGCAAATGTGTCTCCTCCAGAACTGCCCCCCAATCTTGGACTTGTTGCCCCTATTACACCAGACGAGGTGCGAAATTGCCTTCGCAACATGAAGAACAGAAAAGCCGTGGGTCCTGACGACATACCGATTGAAGCGTGGAAATCGATGGGTCCTCATGGTGTGATCATACTTACTGACCTTTTTAACCGCATCCTCACCAGCCGCAAAATGCCCAACTCATGGAGATTGAGCATTATAACACCAATTTATAAAGGCAAAGGTAGTGTACAGGACTGTGGAAGCTACCGAGGTATTAAGGTCATGAGTCACACCATGAAACTCTTCGAACGCGTCATCGATTCTAGGCTCCGGCAAGAGTGCACAGTCTCGGAGTGTCAGTATGGGTTTCGTCCTGGCTGTGGTACTATAGATCCCATCTTTGCCCTAAGAATGCTAGTCGAGGCCTACAGGGAAAAGAAAACGCCATTGCATATGGCTTTTCTGGACCTACAGAAGGCTTTTGACTGCGTACCTCGACAGGTAATCTGGTGGGCTTTGAAGGAGAAGAATGTGCCACAAACCTATATTGACATTATCCGAGACATGTACCACAACTCGGAATCCATAGTGAGGACCGCCGTTGGCGACACTCACCATTCCCGATCACAGTTGGTGTTCACCAAGGCTCAGCCCTGAGTCCTTTTCTGTTCAGTGTAGTGCTAGACGTAGTTTCAGCAAAAGTCCATGAACCATCTCCATGGCTTATGATGTACGCTGACGACATTGCACTGACAGATGAGGACAAACAGAAACTGGAGCACAAAGTGAACCAATGGAAGGGTGCGCTAGAGGACGGCGGTCTGAAACTAAATGTTGCGAAGACCGAGTACATGGCATGTGGCGGCACAGACCCCGACCCCATAACGGTAGGAGGCGAATCTGTTCTGAAAACAGATAAATTCAAATACCTTGGGTCTGTGCTGCACGAATCAGGCGAAATCGATCACGACGTCCAGGCCCGAATTAGCGCTGCTTGGGCAAAATGGCGAGAAGTAACCGGTGTCCTCTGCGACCCCAGGATACCGGTGAAGCTTAAGGGTCTTGTGTACAAGAGCATCATCCGACCAGTCTTACTGTATGGTAGCGAGACCTGGCCTGCTCTCGGAAGGCATGTCCAGCAGCTTCACGTCACAGAGATGAAGATGTTGCGGTGGATGTGTGGCGTTACGCGACTAGATCGCATACGTAACGAACACATCCGTGGCAGCCTCGGAATCCGTGACGTGGCGGATAAGCTGCAGGAAAGTCGCCTCCGatgggaataatggatttagttttaaaaattaatacaatccgtacaatacttcaggcaaaggatgtttcaatctgccaaggacttttattgcacaaccaaaattttactattaagctataaaatatactatacggtatgaaaaatgcattttatttatgttttataattatttcagtgtgttttgcatttatttcgtaaaatttaactcagataaattgttataatttacaatctgacaatatgctctctactcgcgcttgaccgcgggcgtacgcgaggcacccaccgttgcctaccaacggagagtacaacagaccAAAATATTTAAAGGAATGGAAAATGACCTACAATTTTAGttgaattttatgatttatatgcttttttgaacgttgcatttaatttatttcagtattttcgtgtttgttttcgttcaaaaagtgtttgttatcaaaaacaatggatttaatatgaataatctgatttagatcaagatacactactggtcgcaacgccgccggttgaaggttttgccttatgactgtttcctctgatttgtctcaaatgtgatgaaaaacattgtgtgtaactcggggagtatgaatattactaactcgagtctttaaatcgctccggcaagccgtcgcgatttaacttactctcgttagtaatattcaacttcctccccttgttgcacaatgtactattctaGGATATGTTTGGtttgtaagtaataaatattaaaatttgcaaggcagTTCATTTCATACTTTTGTACCTACGGTTTTTTTACCTTTATGTTAGCTAGTAAACTTTAATTTcttgttttataaaactaatgcaacgaaatctgtagttggtagttatcgccaTTTACTTTAGGCTAATATAccagagcgagtttgagtttcggcgccttTGGATACACCACGACAGAAAAAAATATCGCtagcgcagcgagcgcgaaattttttccctTTTATGCGTCCCTGGGGCTGATAgtagttattatgtacataacatagcaaataaaatggagtacctagtctatcagagcagagtcaggaaagcaggcttgaaatgaaaacgagatTCTGAGCGTAGTGAGCGCGAAGTATTGACTAAGTAACTAAAAGTAGAAATAgcaaacgcgagcgaagcgagcgtgAAATTTTTCCTCTgttgtcagcgtcgggatgcccatttaggtgtttatgcctttaggtttccaagtgCTTTGAAGTTCTCTCATCGTATCGTATTATCATAACTCAtcgtattatttaaatactttttgattttttttcttggtgccaaatttttccctgacctccaaatcatttccctgactttccctgtgactttccatgaccactatgagcttccctgacttttccctgacttttccctgactttccagaaagtggacaccctgctAAATGACTAGCCCATGAGCTAAATAACTACTAGAGTAGCGcctgtgaaaaaaaaagtgtcttcAAAGAAAACCCCAGATGATATCACGTCAAACGGAATGAAGTGGCTCTATAGGTTGCACAGAAAGGAGGCCTACACTCGAAGGGTAGAGACTGATTAAAAAGAGAGAAACCATAATCGTGATTTGTTTCGTCAACACTGATTTGTTTAGCCAACGTGTTTGATAACTGCTTCTTTACGGTACGTCGGTATACGTCACGAATGTGCCGCGACATTGTGCCGCGACATTCCTTGATGTTCCTGTTATAAAAACCCCTGAGTGcgtcatagtagaccgattttcataaaacatggctaaggacactcccgattaactcagctttcagacaaaaaaaaaactaaatctaagtcggttcaaccgttcgggagctacgatgccacagacagacacacacacagacagacagacaaacaaacagacagacagacacgtcaaacttataacaccccgtcgtttttgcgtcgggggttaaaaataagtgtTGGATGTCTAGGGCGACAGAATACtgaaaataattgtaatagtaattggctttttaattttattttggattgtattgataacttcagctgttggttttccatgtatgtaataaaaaaaaaaaaaaaaaaaaaaaatattttacagaaTTGGAGGCGCAGATCGAAGCGCTTCGGGAAACGCAGCGCAAATACGCGGGAGTGCTGCGGCTGAGCTGCGCGTTGACGGCGCAGTTGGCTGCTGCCGCGGCTACGCAGCGGCAGCTCGGCGACGCTTTCGCGGAACTCGCGCAACGCTCGCCAGAACTGCAGACACAGTTAGTATAATTTGTCACCATGTTTTTTCAAATTAAAGCCGGTCGTTGGTCAAAGAGAAAATTGATTTATCGGCGATGTTTTGTGCTTTGATTCTATTGATATATCTAGTACAACGCTTACACTCGTTTGCCTGTTCTAGGTTCCTATACAACGCGGACACACAGCGCGCGTTGACGCGGCACGGCGACACACTGCTCGCGGCGCTGCATTTCTTCAACAACTCGCTAAACACGCTCACCAATAAGACTATGGAGGACACGCTACTCACCATACGACAGTACGAGGCGGCTAGGTGAGCTCTAACTTAAAGCTTGTCTTGATAAGTTCCTATACAACACACATACATCGCAGAAGCGGCAGGGCAACACGACAGCAACTCGCTAAACACGCgagttttttatttacttatctgCTCGTCAGTTACTAGAGAAGTGATGAGGTCTTGCGATTTTTGGTACTAAGTTTTACTAGCCGTCAGTACTCTATTACCTGTGAACAAATTGAAttttaaacttgaaaatttgtgTACGCAGGGTGGAATATGACGCGTACCGCAGTGAACTGGAAGCGCGCGGCGGCAACCCGCCGTCGTTACTGCTGGCCAGCATCGAGCGGCAGCGGCGCGCGTACGAGCGGCTGCGGGACGATTCCGCCGTCAAACTGGCGTTGCTACACGAAAACAGGGTGAGTAGGACATTATCCTTTGCTCGGTGTCGAAAATACTTTCACATCATATCTATGCAGACTCGAGACGGAGATGTCGGGATGACCTAGACTTTTTTCTCGCCGACGGGCCTGAACAAAAGAGGGGCATTAAATAGTGAGTCGTGAAAACCAATGGGGAACGCCTTTGTCAATAGTGTTAAAAATATGATCAAagctttatatatattttaagagGTATCAATTCTTTTTTAAGATGTCAGAATCGGGAATAAGTGCCTCTTTTATCTACTTTAGCAGtctgttttaatattttattaaaattccaGGTGAAAGTGATGAACAAGCAACTCCTCCTATTCCACAACGCGGTGTCGGCGTACTTCAGCGGCAACGGCGCGGCGCTGGAGGCGGCCGTGAAGCACTTCAGCATCCACGCGCcctcgccgcccgcgccgctccCGCCGCTCCCCTCGCTCCCCTCGCTCCCCTCGCCacccgccgcgcccgcgcaggcCGCGCCGACGTCTCCGAGGTCCACGTAAAAACAAATCACGTCCAGCGGCATAACTTATATTGAGCTCTGCTCGTCTTGGTATCCACgtgaaattaatattttattaaaatatcggAAAATCGAATGGACGTAGATCGGCGAAAGGGATCCATCCTTTAAAAATTGCTATTGAAATCGATGACTACTCCTTGGGATGGAAAGTCCAAATTATATTGATAGAATTTTGTGTATTGGATCCTTTTCTTTAAACTACATCCAAATTTAATGTTATCGCACCCCAACATTCTGAGGTGAGACGCCAATCGTGCGGCATTTTGGGTATTTGCAATAAAATCTAGTAATTGTTCACCGTTCTTAGGCTATTGTAATTTTACTAAAGCGGCACTCGTGTGTTAAGAACGGCGACATGTAAATGACTCTTTGTTTTTGCCATAAGGTGTATtgtaaatcaagagtgaacatgTATGttctgggtgagctcactccatcgtatgccacgcctttgcctttggctagtctgtggccaaaagtgtctaattataatttaaaaaaaggtgTACTTTTTATGGCCAGTGTCTtaacttaattttataaattgatACCATTTTGCAAATATCTTTTGTGCTATATTACCATGACAACCATTACTATAATTTTATACAATTgaaccaagcgcggatccagcttcgtgcccagggggggtcacgtggtaaaggcccagggagggggtcacgtggtctatttgtatggctaaCCTAGGCTCTGGGGTAGGGGGAGGGGGGTTTTtaacccccatgacccccccccccctggatccgcgcatgaattGAACTTGAACTATAAGTTGACTATCAGATAATCTTCTGTGTATAATATTACCaatctcttactgcttttcAAAATGATGAGATGTGAAAAGATGCGTGTACAACTTACGACGTAAAAATTTAAAggctaaaaatatttgtaacaacattaaatatgtaaacCCCAGCACTGCAAAAAAAATCTTAGCACTGTAATATTGCCATAGCTATAATTGTAAGTCTTGCCAGGGGAATGTTTGCGTGTGTGTTTGAAAAAGGGTTGTCAGCCGAAAAATGCATTACATTATGCATTATGAGGTACGGGACTTTCTAGTCCTTTTTACTGAAATGTTTGTTGTACTGACAGTGTTGACACCCTTAATTTACTAACTTAAAATACACTTGCCGGAGATTTATGTAGATCTGATGATTACTTAGTATATGACCTTTAGTCTTCTTTCGGGCGATTGTTGCTTTTATGCTTGCTTAGAGTACATATTTGTACATATAGATAAATGTTTGTTCAATTACatttccaatatttttatatcataGTGTTAAAAGACAATGGTCATTGTATAGCTCAAGCTTGTCCTTccttcacaatttttaaaatgagCTTTTCATTTCAAATAGAATGTTTACTGAATGtgtgtttaaaatattatcaAGTTTATCATATCCAAAGATAAAATTGTGTAATCTAGCATCTCTATATCCGTGATATTGTATTCTTAATAAGTTAGTTGAGAGTTGTTAGCTGGAGCAGGCCTTATAAAGTATTACTGTCTTTTGCCAACCACACTCCTCCCATCAGGTGGATTGTTGGCAATGGAGGTATAATACACATAGGTACATGATATTGTGATCTGTGAGTAGAACTGACAATACAAGTGAGTGTAGCTTGAATACCTAAGTATGAAAGTATTTTGAATAGCTAGTCaacctttattttattatttgtatgtaaatttacttatttattatcaattattttagacaaattttctTAATGTTTAAGTTAAatgcatttattatttatggagTGTAAAATAGATTTATTGAAGAATAagtacttgtatttttttttaaaccattaaTAAAAACACTGAAGATAGCAATGATacatgttaaaataaaaacacctttTACAATACAACTGAGATACCCACCCAAGTATCAAAACACTTAATATTTCTTGGTAACAAAGGTGTTTTAGAATATTTTTGACCACCTAGACATTACTAGATGTATGTTGGATGCCTACTACCTATATTCCTATTTTTTAGATACCTAGTCATTATTATATCCATCATAGGGATTCTAATGAGCAAAACTCAATTTATTGTTAAAAGCAAATTTATTTACAATGCTCCTATCAAGAGTATCACAAAACATCACAGAACCACTGCCCATGAAGTGCTTCTTGACGCCTCAATCACCGGGCCAGCAGTGTAGAATCTCATTCTCAACTCATTATGATCTTTCTGTCAGGTTACGCCTTCACTGCTTCCTTGTCCCCATCGGCTTTGTTTAATTCCTCTTCCTCTGCTTTGAATTTCTCCTGCAAAAAAATGTACacaatacataattatagaAAATAGAAACAATACACCAGATATACAAGCTCCTAGTCTTGATTGGTATAAAAGTTTTGATAAGGGCATTAATTAATATGTTCAT
This genomic window from Leguminivora glycinivorella isolate SPB_JAAS2020 chromosome 1, LegGlyc_1.1, whole genome shotgun sequence contains:
- the LOC125230641 gene encoding arfaptin-2; this translates as MSKWQSERSIHEMLKDTPPLRESSDSITSGTEPNFPASRSMTFPPAYAPPDVSAGAGAGSILRAGGSRLDSLRSWSLSTYKCTKQLLYEKLGKTSRTVDTELEAQIEALRETQRKYAGVLRLSCALTAQLAAAAATQRQLGDAFAELAQRSPELQTQFLYNADTQRALTRHGDTLLAALHFFNNSLNTLTNKTMEDTLLTIRQYEAARVEYDAYRSELEARGGNPPSLLLASIERQRRAYERLRDDSAVKLALLHENRVKVMNKQLLLFHNAVSAYFSGNGAALEAAVKHFSIHAPSPPAPLPPLPSLPSLPSPPAAPAQAAPTSPRST